In a single window of the Papaver somniferum cultivar HN1 chromosome 8, ASM357369v1, whole genome shotgun sequence genome:
- the LOC113305775 gene encoding uncharacterized protein LOC113305775, with translation MRYKPGLKLSESSQFKFRNISVYAEPKNETLVFPDCHRDETELMTLKYMVYKGLSMDVKEKFNLYWFKEECLPLPLLNNDDFDNFWEDSFVNEDGCICLWMGMKDTVFGTPKTTPKKKTVSKGTNPRRSPRLNSMDKSVEGASRKLSFVDVPMSKHSQASSSGCSQSKTTNEVKFVEDVDNIQLENTKEDECKDVDERPAYMDDFDDDFGQYMKGEHDVDLFPEEEVFTPVDPSKMECSL, from the exons ATGAGGTACAAACCGGGATTGAAACTGTCTGAATCAAG tcagttcaaatttaggaatatcagtgtatatgcggagccaaagaatgagactttggtatttcctgATTGCCATAGAGATGAAACAGAGTTGATGACACTTAAGTATATGGTGTATAAGGGTTTGTCTATGGATGTTAAAGAGAAGTTTAATttatattggtttaaggaagaatgtctgccactgccattgttaaacaatgatgattttgataatttttgggAGGATTCTTTTGTAAATGAGGATGGATGTATATGTTTGTGGATGGGGATGAAAGACACAGTGTTTGGGACTCCAAAGACTACACCAAAGAAGAAGACAGTTAGTAAGGGAACCAACCCTAGAAGATCCCCAAGGCTAAATAGTATGGATAAATCAGTTGAAGGTGCATCAAGAAAGCTGAGTTTCGTGGATGTGCCCATGTCCAAACATTCTCAGGCTAGTAGCAGTGGTTGCAGTCAGTCAAAAACTACAAATGAAGTTAAGTTTGTTGAAGATGTGGACAATATTCAGCtggaaaacaccaaagaagatgaat GTAAGGATGTGGATGAAAGACCTGCTTACATGGATgactttgatgatgattttggtcaGTACATGAAGGGTGAGCATGATGTAGATCTTTTccctgaagaagaagtttttactCCAGTAGATCCTAGCAAAATGGAG TGCTCCCTCTAG
- the LOC113302040 gene encoding uncharacterized protein LOC113302040 isoform X3 — protein MAESLTITGGSHFKSGEPMTMKNKSLGHSSRLTFQRKSNHLGISRNLSVRADDGSRGGGSGDFVAGFVLGGAVFGTLAYLFAPQIRRSLLNEDEYGFRRAKRPIYYDDGLEKTRETLNAKISQLNSAIDNVSSRLRGGKKKEVTEPIETDSEIEATI, from the exons ATGGCGGAGTCTCTTACAATTACTG GTGGATCACATTTTAAGTCGGGCGAACCTATGACAATGAAGAATAAGTCACTGGGACACTCGTCAAGACTCACGTTCCAACGGAAATCAAATCACTTGGGAATCAGTCGAAATTTATCTGTTCGTGCAGA TGATGGAAGTAGAGGTGGCGGAAGTGGTGATTTTGTTGCTGGGTTCGTTCTTGGAGGTGCTGTCTTTGGAACTCTAGCATATCTCTTTGCTCCGCAG ATAAGGAGATCCCTTCTTAACGAGGACGAATATGGATTTCGCAGAGCAAAACGCCCGATATACTACGACGACGGTTTAGAG AAGACCAGAGAGACGCTCAACGCAAAGATAAGCCAATTGAACTCTGCCATCGATAATGTATCATCACGGTTGAGAGGCGGAAAGAAAAAAGAGGTGACAGAGCCCATTGAAACCGACTCGGAAATAGAAGCTACAATTTAA
- the LOC113302040 gene encoding uncharacterized protein LOC113302040 isoform X4 — MAESLTITGGSHFKSGEPMTMKNKSLGHSSRLTFQRKSNHLGISRNLSVRADDGSRGGGSGDFVAGFVLGGAVFGTLAYLFAPQIRRSLLNEDEYGFRRAKRPIYYDDGLETRETLNAKISQLNSAIDNVSSRLRGGKKKEVTEPIETDSEIEATI, encoded by the exons ATGGCGGAGTCTCTTACAATTACTG GTGGATCACATTTTAAGTCGGGCGAACCTATGACAATGAAGAATAAGTCACTGGGACACTCGTCAAGACTCACGTTCCAACGGAAATCAAATCACTTGGGAATCAGTCGAAATTTATCTGTTCGTGCAGA TGATGGAAGTAGAGGTGGCGGAAGTGGTGATTTTGTTGCTGGGTTCGTTCTTGGAGGTGCTGTCTTTGGAACTCTAGCATATCTCTTTGCTCCGCAG ATAAGGAGATCCCTTCTTAACGAGGACGAATATGGATTTCGCAGAGCAAAACGCCCGATATACTACGACGACGGTTTAGAG ACCAGAGAGACGCTCAACGCAAAGATAAGCCAATTGAACTCTGCCATCGATAATGTATCATCACGGTTGAGAGGCGGAAAGAAAAAAGAGGTGACAGAGCCCATTGAAACCGACTCGGAAATAGAAGCTACAATTTAA
- the LOC113302040 gene encoding uncharacterized protein LOC113302040 isoform X2 — MAESLTITGGSHFKSGEPMTMKNKSLGHSSRLTFQRKSNHLGISRNLSVRAEYDDGSRGGGSGDFVAGFVLGGAVFGTLAYLFAPQIRRSLLNEDEYGFRRAKRPIYYDDGLETRETLNAKISQLNSAIDNVSSRLRGGKKKEVTEPIETDSEIEATI; from the exons ATGGCGGAGTCTCTTACAATTACTG GTGGATCACATTTTAAGTCGGGCGAACCTATGACAATGAAGAATAAGTCACTGGGACACTCGTCAAGACTCACGTTCCAACGGAAATCAAATCACTTGGGAATCAGTCGAAATTTATCTGTTCGTGCAGAGTATGA TGATGGAAGTAGAGGTGGCGGAAGTGGTGATTTTGTTGCTGGGTTCGTTCTTGGAGGTGCTGTCTTTGGAACTCTAGCATATCTCTTTGCTCCGCAG ATAAGGAGATCCCTTCTTAACGAGGACGAATATGGATTTCGCAGAGCAAAACGCCCGATATACTACGACGACGGTTTAGAG ACCAGAGAGACGCTCAACGCAAAGATAAGCCAATTGAACTCTGCCATCGATAATGTATCATCACGGTTGAGAGGCGGAAAGAAAAAAGAGGTGACAGAGCCCATTGAAACCGACTCGGAAATAGAAGCTACAATTTAA
- the LOC113302040 gene encoding uncharacterized protein LOC113302040 isoform X1: MAESLTITGGSHFKSGEPMTMKNKSLGHSSRLTFQRKSNHLGISRNLSVRAEYDDGSRGGGSGDFVAGFVLGGAVFGTLAYLFAPQIRRSLLNEDEYGFRRAKRPIYYDDGLEKTRETLNAKISQLNSAIDNVSSRLRGGKKKEVTEPIETDSEIEATI; encoded by the exons ATGGCGGAGTCTCTTACAATTACTG GTGGATCACATTTTAAGTCGGGCGAACCTATGACAATGAAGAATAAGTCACTGGGACACTCGTCAAGACTCACGTTCCAACGGAAATCAAATCACTTGGGAATCAGTCGAAATTTATCTGTTCGTGCAGAGTATGA TGATGGAAGTAGAGGTGGCGGAAGTGGTGATTTTGTTGCTGGGTTCGTTCTTGGAGGTGCTGTCTTTGGAACTCTAGCATATCTCTTTGCTCCGCAG ATAAGGAGATCCCTTCTTAACGAGGACGAATATGGATTTCGCAGAGCAAAACGCCCGATATACTACGACGACGGTTTAGAG AAGACCAGAGAGACGCTCAACGCAAAGATAAGCCAATTGAACTCTGCCATCGATAATGTATCATCACGGTTGAGAGGCGGAAAGAAAAAAGAGGTGACAGAGCCCATTGAAACCGACTCGGAAATAGAAGCTACAATTTAA